One window from the genome of Rariglobus hedericola encodes:
- a CDS encoding ArsR/SmtB family transcription factor, protein MNASWDTLKLLSDPTRLRLLALLLREELSVAELQEILGMAQSRISSQLALLRQADVVIDRRDGKKAFYSLRPALDTRTLALLHAACDSVAELPEISEDRANLDRILKKRRDQQEQYFNLIAGKLGKNYCPGRSWEAIGHLALRLTPHIVIADLGAGEGLLSQLLARRANKVWCIDNSPRMIEVGTELADKNGLANLSYKLGDIENVPLPDKSVDLAILSQALHHAQHPETAVKEAYRILKPGGQILILDLKEHTFEKAHELYADVWLGFKESALHAFLKKSGFQQVDVATVAREENEPWFETLLASGVKPARG, encoded by the coding sequence GTGAACGCTTCTTGGGACACCCTTAAACTTCTCTCCGACCCGACTCGCCTGCGTTTGCTCGCGCTGCTGCTTCGCGAGGAGCTCTCCGTCGCCGAGCTGCAGGAAATCCTCGGCATGGCCCAGTCGCGCATCTCATCGCAACTCGCCTTGCTCCGCCAAGCCGATGTCGTGATCGACCGGCGCGACGGCAAAAAAGCATTCTACTCCCTGCGCCCCGCGCTCGACACCCGCACCCTCGCCTTGCTCCACGCAGCCTGCGATTCCGTCGCCGAGCTCCCGGAGATCTCAGAAGACCGCGCCAACCTCGATCGCATCCTCAAAAAACGCCGCGATCAACAGGAACAGTATTTCAACCTCATCGCCGGCAAGCTGGGCAAAAATTACTGCCCCGGCCGTTCTTGGGAAGCCATCGGCCACCTCGCGCTGCGCCTCACTCCGCACATCGTCATCGCCGATCTCGGCGCCGGCGAAGGCCTGCTCTCCCAGCTCCTCGCCCGTCGCGCCAACAAGGTCTGGTGCATCGATAATTCACCTCGCATGATCGAGGTCGGCACCGAACTCGCCGATAAAAACGGCCTCGCCAATCTGTCCTATAAACTGGGCGATATCGAAAACGTCCCGCTTCCCGACAAATCCGTAGACCTCGCCATTCTCAGTCAGGCGCTTCACCACGCCCAGCACCCCGAGACCGCCGTCAAGGAAGCCTACCGCATCCTCAAGCCCGGCGGTCAGATCCTCATTCTCGATCTGAAGGAGCACACCTTCGAAAAAGCCCACGAGCTCTACGCCGACGTGTGGCTCGGCTTCAAGGAAAGCGCGTTGCACGCCTTCCTCAAAAAATCCGGCTTTCAACAGGTCGATGTAGCCACCGTCGCCCGCGAAGAAAACGAACCGTGGTTCGAGACCTTGCTCGCCAGTGGCGTAAAACCCGCCCGCGGTTAA
- a CDS encoding NUDIX hydrolase has product MDLILTAQRDDEIFDVVNDRDEVTGQSTRKEVHRQRLMHRSIHALVFGGDGRVFLQKRSMLKDSSPGKWDASCSGHVDGGEHYDAAVVRELGEEIGLVVTPEHGLEPLFKLPPSLDTGWEFVWVYRLRSEGPFVLHPAEIERGDWFTADDITRGMAERPLEFTRPFRLIWPRVRAAIGV; this is encoded by the coding sequence ATGGACCTGATTTTAACCGCCCAGCGTGACGATGAGATTTTTGACGTGGTCAACGACCGCGACGAAGTGACCGGGCAATCCACGCGCAAGGAGGTTCATCGCCAGCGGTTGATGCACCGGTCCATTCATGCACTGGTTTTTGGGGGCGATGGCCGGGTGTTTTTACAAAAACGCTCGATGCTCAAGGACTCGTCGCCGGGCAAATGGGATGCGTCGTGTTCGGGGCATGTGGACGGCGGCGAGCACTACGACGCCGCTGTGGTGCGCGAATTGGGAGAGGAAATCGGGCTGGTGGTCACGCCGGAACACGGACTGGAGCCGCTGTTCAAGCTGCCGCCGAGTCTCGATACCGGTTGGGAATTTGTGTGGGTTTACCGGTTGCGCAGCGAAGGGCCGTTCGTGCTGCACCCAGCGGAGATCGAGCGGGGTGATTGGTTCACGGCGGACGATATTACGCGAGGAATGGCGGAGCGTCCGCTGGAATTCACGCGTCCGTTCAGGCTGATCTGGCCGCGGGTGAGGGCGGCAATCGGCGTTTAA
- a CDS encoding DUF192 domain-containing protein, protein MKNANPVSMLLRVVVLFAALLMTTGCGRSDAALEQSAPKTVADFFVITVGDKPVNMQLAVRPREMERGLMDRRDLKADEGMLFLYLTPQQMSFWMRNTPTPLDIGFFTADGVLKEIYPMYPYDETPVRSQSEQLKFALEMNQGWFSANKVKVGAKLDLKALAAALKARGFEPWEYGVR, encoded by the coding sequence GTGAAAAACGCAAATCCGGTTTCGATGCTGTTGCGCGTGGTGGTGCTGTTCGCAGCGCTCTTGATGACCACGGGCTGTGGCCGCAGCGATGCGGCACTTGAGCAAAGCGCGCCCAAAACGGTCGCGGATTTCTTTGTCATCACCGTGGGCGACAAGCCGGTAAACATGCAGCTGGCGGTGCGCCCTCGGGAAATGGAGCGCGGTTTGATGGACCGGCGCGACCTCAAGGCCGACGAGGGGATGCTGTTCCTTTATCTCACGCCGCAGCAGATGAGCTTTTGGATGCGCAATACGCCCACGCCACTCGACATCGGTTTCTTCACGGCCGATGGCGTGTTGAAGGAAATCTATCCGATGTATCCTTACGACGAGACGCCGGTGCGTTCGCAGAGCGAACAACTGAAATTTGCGCTCGAGATGAACCAAGGCTGGTTCTCGGCCAACAAAGTGAAGGTCGGCGCCAAGCTCGACCTGAAGGCTTTGGCCGCGGCCTTGAAGGCCCGCGGCTTTGAGCCGTGGGAATACGGAGTGCGGTAA
- a CDS encoding M24 family metallopeptidase — translation MVSQTKHNFIVARTAPSPLLYADTARSADMLYFGRFSVPDPFIAFGVRGKKIAVLNALEFGRAQKSSGFDTVLPLEPWLEKARAKSPKAGAAEVIGLLAKHYKLSAFEVASDFPLALADKLRALGLKLTPVPALFPEREIKTAAEAAALREGNRCSATGIAAAEQFLRRSKIKAGQLMLDGKPLTSERLKTAIEIACLEAGALSIDTIAAGGDQACDPHERGHGPLRAHELIVVDVFPRVTSTGYHGDMTRTFLKGRASEKQQHLVAAVRTAQLAALDAVRAGVNGRHVHQQCLNTFERHGFETKRTPKGSVGFFHGTGHGLGLEVHEAPRMSSVDYILKKGSVVTVEPGLYYPGLGGCRIEDVVQVTDGKPKMLSSYHYDWEIR, via the coding sequence ATGGTTTCCCAAACCAAACACAACTTCATCGTGGCCCGCACCGCACCTTCCCCGCTCCTCTACGCCGACACCGCCCGCAGCGCCGATATGCTTTACTTCGGCCGTTTCAGTGTGCCCGATCCGTTCATTGCCTTCGGTGTGCGCGGCAAAAAAATCGCGGTCCTCAACGCCCTCGAATTCGGCCGCGCCCAAAAATCCTCCGGCTTCGACACCGTCCTCCCACTCGAACCCTGGCTCGAGAAGGCCCGCGCCAAATCCCCCAAGGCCGGTGCCGCCGAGGTCATCGGCCTCCTCGCCAAACATTACAAACTCTCCGCCTTCGAGGTGGCTTCTGATTTCCCGCTCGCCCTCGCCGACAAACTCCGCGCGCTCGGCCTGAAACTCACGCCCGTCCCCGCCCTTTTCCCTGAACGCGAGATCAAGACTGCCGCCGAGGCCGCCGCCCTCCGCGAAGGCAATCGCTGCAGCGCCACCGGCATCGCCGCCGCCGAGCAATTCCTCCGCCGCAGCAAAATCAAAGCCGGCCAACTCATGCTCGACGGCAAGCCGCTCACATCCGAGCGCCTCAAAACCGCCATCGAGATCGCGTGCCTCGAAGCCGGCGCCCTTTCCATCGACACCATCGCCGCCGGCGGCGACCAGGCCTGCGATCCACATGAACGCGGACACGGTCCGCTCCGTGCCCACGAGCTCATCGTCGTCGACGTGTTCCCCCGCGTAACATCCACCGGTTACCACGGCGACATGACGCGCACGTTTCTCAAAGGCCGCGCCAGCGAAAAGCAACAGCACCTCGTCGCCGCCGTGCGCACCGCCCAACTCGCCGCACTCGATGCCGTTCGCGCCGGTGTCAACGGACGCCACGTGCATCAACAATGTCTCAACACCTTCGAACGCCACGGTTTTGAAACCAAACGCACGCCCAAGGGTAGCGTCGGCTTTTTCCACGGCACCGGCCACGGTCTCGGCCTCGAAGTCCACGAAGCGCCGCGCATGAGCTCGGTCGATTACATCCTAAAAAAAGGCTCCGTCGTCACCGTTGAACCCGGCTTGTATTATCCGGGTCTGGGCGGTTGCCGCATCGAGGACGTCGTGCAGGTCACCGACGGCAAACCAAAGATGCTCTCGTCTTACCACTACGATTGGGAAATCCGCTAA
- a CDS encoding Fpg/Nei family DNA glycosylase: MPELAEVEFYRRRWNAGLGARIETVLVHPKAGVFKTSDPALIVSHVTGAKLVSSAAAAKQMLFRTGKDGWLGIHLGMTGELTVQPADFVPRKSDHLVLVQRDRSLVFTDPRMFGRVQFHIGSDAPEWWSSIAPAILSAEFTVGAVSAFLRRRARTPIKPVLLMQERFPGIGNWMADEILWRAALHPKRLAGSLTAAEVVTLHREIIWVTRHALKIIGSADTPVTPDPPKSWLFPHRWQNGGKCPKTGAPLVREEIGGRTTCWSPARQKL; this comes from the coding sequence GTGCCCGAACTCGCCGAAGTCGAATTCTACCGCCGCCGCTGGAACGCCGGCCTGGGCGCACGCATCGAGACCGTGCTGGTCCATCCGAAGGCCGGCGTTTTCAAGACCAGTGATCCCGCGCTCATCGTCAGCCATGTTACCGGGGCAAAACTCGTTTCTTCCGCCGCCGCCGCGAAACAGATGCTCTTCCGCACCGGCAAGGATGGCTGGCTCGGTATCCATCTCGGAATGACCGGCGAACTCACCGTGCAGCCCGCAGACTTCGTTCCGCGCAAGAGCGACCACCTCGTCCTCGTGCAACGCGACCGTTCCCTCGTGTTCACCGATCCGCGCATGTTTGGACGCGTGCAATTTCACATCGGCTCCGACGCACCCGAGTGGTGGTCTTCCATCGCACCGGCCATTCTCTCCGCGGAATTCACGGTCGGCGCGGTCTCAGCGTTTCTTCGCCGCCGGGCCCGCACACCGATCAAACCGGTGTTGCTCATGCAAGAGCGCTTCCCCGGCATCGGCAACTGGATGGCCGACGAAATTCTCTGGCGCGCAGCCCTTCACCCCAAGCGCCTCGCCGGCTCGCTCACCGCAGCCGAAGTCGTCACGCTTCATCGCGAAATCATCTGGGTAACCAGGCACGCCCTCAAAATCATCGGCTCGGCCGACACGCCGGTGACACCTGATCCGCCCAAAAGCTGGCTGTTCCCCCACCGTTGGCAAAACGGCGGTAAATGCCCCAAGACCGGCGCCCCACTCGTTCGCGAAGAAATCGGCGGACGCACTACCTGCTGGTCACCCGCCCGCCAAAAGCTGTAA
- a CDS encoding SGNH/GDSL hydrolase family protein, giving the protein MKLPPNTKFVLIGDSITDAGRDPSGEATPWGAPGHGRGYVGLIEAWIGATRPADHIRLINRGTGGHTVRDLKNRWQTDVLDLKPDWVSIMIGVNDVWRQYDTPLRPEGHVLIDEYTRTLEELVTRTRPHVKGLVLATPFLIEGHRGDAMRKTMDAYSDVVRTLAKKHDAVFVDIQGAFDEVLVHTHPMTLAWDRIHPNTTGHMIIARAFLKALGAL; this is encoded by the coding sequence ATGAAGCTACCTCCCAACACCAAGTTTGTCCTCATCGGCGATTCCATTACCGACGCCGGCCGCGATCCCTCCGGCGAAGCCACTCCTTGGGGCGCGCCCGGTCATGGTCGTGGTTACGTGGGTTTGATCGAGGCATGGATCGGCGCAACGCGTCCTGCGGATCACATCCGCCTCATCAATCGCGGCACCGGCGGACACACTGTGCGCGATCTAAAGAACCGCTGGCAGACCGATGTCCTCGATCTCAAGCCCGACTGGGTTTCGATCATGATCGGCGTCAACGATGTCTGGCGCCAGTATGACACGCCCCTCCGTCCCGAGGGCCACGTATTGATCGACGAATACACGCGCACGCTCGAGGAACTTGTCACCCGCACCCGTCCGCACGTCAAAGGTCTCGTGCTCGCCACTCCGTTCCTGATCGAAGGTCATCGTGGCGACGCCATGCGCAAAACCATGGATGCCTACAGCGACGTTGTCCGCACGCTCGCCAAAAAACATGACGCCGTTTTCGTGGACATCCAAGGCGCCTTCGACGAGGTGCTCGTGCACACGCATCCCATGACGCTCGCGTGGGATCGCATTCATCCGAATACCACCGGCCACATGATCATCGCCCGCGCCTTCCTAAAGGCCCTCGGCGCACTCTGA
- a CDS encoding TlyA family RNA methyltransferase — MAAKRQRLDELLVTRGLAESRSQAKALIMSGRVLHGTERLDKPGKEFAGDIELIVEQPPRFVSRGGEKLLGFISRFSIDLNGAQVLDVGASTGGFTDSSLQAGATSVVCVDVGRAQLHPKLQKDPRVTNLEKINARHLRATDLPQPDYDAIVMDLSFISLKSVLPAVWPLLRPSGILIALVKPQFEAGKAEVDKGRGIIRDAAVQDAVLADIQAFALGQLPGATLVGTMDSPITGTDGNREFLLGLRRA, encoded by the coding sequence ATGGCCGCCAAACGTCAACGTCTCGACGAACTTCTCGTCACCCGCGGTCTCGCCGAATCCCGGTCGCAGGCCAAGGCGTTGATCATGTCCGGCCGCGTGCTCCACGGCACCGAACGCCTCGACAAACCCGGCAAGGAATTCGCCGGCGACATCGAACTCATCGTGGAACAGCCGCCGCGCTTCGTCTCCCGCGGTGGCGAAAAACTTCTCGGTTTCATCAGCCGGTTTTCCATCGATCTGAACGGAGCCCAGGTGCTCGATGTAGGCGCATCCACCGGCGGTTTTACCGATTCTTCTCTGCAAGCCGGCGCGACCTCCGTCGTCTGCGTCGATGTCGGGCGGGCGCAACTTCACCCGAAGCTCCAGAAAGACCCCCGCGTCACCAATCTCGAAAAGATCAACGCCCGCCACCTCCGGGCCACCGATCTCCCGCAGCCCGACTACGACGCAATCGTGATGGATCTGTCTTTCATCTCCCTCAAGAGCGTGCTCCCCGCCGTCTGGCCGCTTTTGCGTCCCAGCGGCATATTGATTGCTCTCGTGAAACCCCAGTTCGAAGCGGGCAAGGCCGAGGTGGACAAAGGCCGCGGCATCATCCGTGACGCCGCCGTGCAGGACGCCGTTCTCGCCGACATCCAAGCCTTCGCGCTCGGTCAGCTTCCCGGCGCCACCCTCGTCGGCACGATGGACTCGCCCATCACCGGAACCGATGGCAATCGCGAGTTTTTGCTCGGACTGCGCAGGGCTTGA
- a CDS encoding NAD(+)/NADH kinase, giving the protein MPPIRKLAFVVNEPKAGAPELADALIALAQAAGVTVKRADSHPVADDFLAGQDACCVIGGDGTLLGIAAQAARAQVPIIGVNRGSLGFLTTFSADDIRDCFPTLLSGDFQIAQRALLSCSTGPGHSDLALNDVLIKAKVNSRLVGLEVIADGELVTNYDCDGLIFSTPTGSTAYNLSAGGPLIHPSAEVVALTPICPHTLSNRSIIFRAGVKLVVRNLDATSTLMVTVDGQRDHPVSDGRPITITLAAERLPLVQRRDYAHFAVVRSKLNWSGGVVARS; this is encoded by the coding sequence ATGCCGCCCATCCGCAAACTTGCCTTCGTGGTCAACGAGCCCAAAGCCGGCGCACCCGAGTTGGCCGATGCATTGATCGCGCTCGCCCAGGCAGCCGGCGTCACCGTAAAGCGCGCCGACAGCCATCCGGTAGCCGATGATTTTCTCGCCGGTCAGGACGCCTGCTGCGTCATCGGTGGCGATGGCACGCTCCTCGGTATCGCCGCGCAAGCCGCTCGCGCCCAAGTTCCGATTATCGGCGTGAATCGCGGCAGCCTCGGCTTCCTCACCACATTTTCCGCCGACGATATTCGCGACTGTTTTCCCACGCTTCTTTCCGGCGATTTTCAAATCGCCCAGCGCGCCCTCCTCTCCTGCTCGACCGGCCCCGGCCACTCCGACCTCGCGCTCAATGACGTGCTCATCAAAGCCAAGGTCAACTCACGCCTGGTCGGTCTCGAGGTGATTGCCGACGGCGAACTCGTCACAAACTACGATTGCGACGGTCTCATTTTTTCCACGCCGACTGGTTCGACCGCCTACAATCTCTCCGCCGGCGGCCCGTTGATTCACCCCTCGGCCGAAGTCGTCGCCCTCACGCCGATCTGTCCGCATACGCTGAGCAACCGTTCGATCATCTTTCGAGCCGGCGTAAAACTCGTTGTGCGCAACCTCGATGCGACGTCGACATTGATGGTGACCGTGGACGGCCAGCGCGACCACCCGGTGTCCGACGGACGCCCCATCACCATCACGCTCGCCGCCGAACGCCTGCCCCTCGTGCAACGTCGTGATTACGCCCATTTCGCCGTGGTTCGCAGCAAGCTTAACTGGAGCGGCGGCGTAGTCGCCCGCAGTTAA
- a CDS encoding EF-hand domain-containing protein: protein MKNPTISILRSALFAVVALCAVSVSRAEEPTEKKVPDSVLKKYDANNDGKLDESEKAVMEAAKAKKKAEAEAKRLEKFDTNKDGKLDESEIAAEKKAKKDAKEAAEKKKAEKAAGTQ, encoded by the coding sequence ATGAAAAACCCTACTATTTCGATCCTGCGCTCTGCGCTATTTGCAGTTGTTGCCTTGTGCGCGGTCTCGGTCTCCCGAGCCGAAGAACCTACCGAAAAGAAAGTCCCTGATTCGGTTCTGAAAAAATACGACGCCAATAACGACGGTAAGCTCGATGAGAGCGAGAAGGCCGTGATGGAGGCTGCGAAAGCCAAGAAAAAGGCTGAAGCCGAAGCCAAACGTCTGGAAAAATTCGACACCAACAAAGACGGCAAGCTGGACGAGTCCGAGATCGCCGCTGAAAAAAAGGCGAAGAAGGACGCCAAGGAAGCCGCTGAAAAGAAGAAGGCTGAAAAGGCAGCCGGCACTCAGTAA